One genomic segment of Mycolicibacterium gilvum includes these proteins:
- a CDS encoding TetR/AcrR family transcriptional regulator translates to MPYTASRGPGRPPAAKAAETRERILRAAREVFSELGYDAATFQAIAIRADLTRPAINHYFASKGVLWAEVVEQTNATIVSEAIARAHEHTSLVERLSAFLTVATQAESDDRSAAAFLVTSVLESQRHPELINDEHDSLKNSRRFVSAAVSDAIERGELSADTDVTHLVEMLVAVVWGMGFYAGFVGDRSDLSAVVHKLELLLAGKLWNVAD, encoded by the coding sequence GTGCCGTATACGGCTAGTAGAGGTCCAGGACGCCCTCCCGCAGCGAAAGCCGCTGAAACTCGGGAGCGCATCCTGCGTGCCGCGCGCGAGGTATTCAGCGAACTCGGTTACGACGCGGCCACGTTCCAGGCGATTGCCATACGGGCCGATCTCACGCGCCCCGCGATCAATCACTACTTCGCGAGCAAAGGCGTTCTGTGGGCCGAAGTGGTCGAGCAGACCAACGCCACCATCGTCAGCGAAGCGATCGCACGGGCGCACGAGCACACGAGCCTCGTCGAACGTCTGTCCGCGTTTCTGACGGTGGCCACTCAGGCGGAGTCGGACGACCGCTCCGCCGCGGCCTTCCTGGTCACGTCCGTGCTGGAGTCCCAGCGGCACCCAGAACTCATCAACGATGAGCACGACTCGTTGAAGAACTCGCGCAGGTTCGTGTCGGCGGCGGTCAGCGATGCGATCGAGCGCGGTGAATTGAGCGCCGACACGGACGTCACGCACCTGGTGGAGATGCTCGTCGCGGTGGTCTGGGGGATGGGCTTCTACGCCGGATTCGTCGGTGACCGAAGCGATCTGAGCGCTGTCGTGCACAAGCTGGAGCTGCTGCTGGCCGGCAAGCTCTGGAACG